A genomic window from Xyrauchen texanus isolate HMW12.3.18 chromosome 15, RBS_HiC_50CHRs, whole genome shotgun sequence includes:
- the LOC127655608 gene encoding metal regulatory transcription factor 1-like has translation MECALEHEQQVKRYQCMFEGCTRTYSTAGNLRTHQKTHRGEYTFVCNQQGCGKAFLTSYSLKIHVRVHTKEKPFECDVQGCEKAFNTLYRLKAHQRLHTGKTFNCESEGCTKYFTTLSDLRKHIRTHTGEKPFRCERDGCGKAFAASHHLKTHVRTHTGERPFFCPSDGCEKTFSSPYSLKSHIRGHDKGALFTVSHPLSEDANHSLCLSDLSLISTDSEFQENNNNSQNLDLNSVTPIRIFELMFQSPENSVSQDDPKPSEQSQHNIHKLDYTKQHNALHEGTI, from the exons ATGGAGTGTGCGctcgagcacgagcaacag GTGAAACGCTACCAGTGCATGTTCGAGGGCTGTACGCGCACCTACAGCACGGCAGGAAACCTGCGCACGCATCAGAAGACGCACCGCGGTGAATACACTTTTGTGTGTAATCAGCAGGGCTGCGGCAAAGCCTTTCTCACATCCTACAGCCTGAAGATCCACGTCCGTGTCCACACGAAAGAGAAACCCTTTGAATGTGACGTTCAGGGCTGTGAAAAAGCCTTCAACACACTCTACAG ACTGAAAGCGCACCAGAGGCTGCACACTGGGAAGACGTTTAATTGTGAATCAGAGGGGTGCACTAAATACTTcactacactcagtgacctgaGGAAGCACATCCGCacacacactggagaaaaaccattCCG gTGTGAACGTGATGGCTGTGGTAAGGCTTTTGCTGCTAGTCAtcacctaaaaacacatgtacGGACACACACTG GAGAGAGGCCGTTCTTCTGTCCGAGTGATGGCTGTGAGAAGACCTTCAGCTCTCCATACAGTCTGAAGAGTCACATTCGTGGTCATGATAAAGGGGCACTCTTCACAGTGAGTCACCCACTCTCAGAG GATGCAAATCACTCGCTGTGCCTCAGTGATTTGAGCCTCATTTCCACAGACTCTGAATTCCAGGAGAACAACAACAAC TCTCAGAATTTGGATCTGAACAGTGTCACTCCCATACGGATATTTGAGCTGATGTTCCAAAGTCCAGAAAACAGTGTCAGCCAAGATGATCCAAAACCTTCAG AACAGAGCCAACATAACATACATAAGTTGGATTACACTAAACAACACAATGCATTGCATGAAGGAACCATAtag